One genomic segment of Gossypium arboreum isolate Shixiya-1 chromosome 3, ASM2569848v2, whole genome shotgun sequence includes these proteins:
- the LOC108475833 gene encoding 2-oxoglutarate-dependent dioxygenase 19-like, whose protein sequence is MAQSVGILGQECFDLKKKAIAHLHDYSFMEEIPTIDYSLLFSKDHNERSKSLEHLGKACQEFGFFYLINGVEERVVEGALKGISDFFELTNQEERSEYLKKNSVDRIRWYLRSDAGENRENLKIVTHPEYHCPGKPDSCKDAIGEYLKGMHEVELGLAKAISTILGYEETYIEKEFKLEAGFDVATFNLYPPSLQSKGSIGLAEHTDPGFFVSLIQNVNGGLQMLSHKGNWITVNIPRNRIFIGIGDHLEILTNGKYKSHIHQVILDNNKVKRISMATLHGPSLDTFVAPTPGFIDDSHPPTYRGMTYKESLELNGFDEIDVQSSLIQLRMPLSL, encoded by the exons ATGGCTCAGTCGGTTGGGATACTTGGTCAAGAATGCtttgatttgaaaaaaaaggCTATTGCTCATCTCCATGATTATTCCTTCATGGAAGAAATCCCCACAATTGATTACTCTTTGTTGTTTTCCAAGGATCATAATGAACGGTCTAAGTCCTTGGAACACCTTGGAAAAGCATGCCAAGAATTCGGTTTCTTTTAT ctGATAAATGGTGTTGAAGAAAGGGTGGTAGAAGGAGCACTGAAGGGTATTTCAGATTTCTTTGAACTGACAAATCAGGAGGAGAGGAGTGAGTACTTAAAGAAGAATTCCGTGGATAGGATAAGGTGGTATTTAAGATCTGATGCTGGGGAAAACAGAGAGAATCTAAAGATAGTAACACACCCTGAATATCATTGCCCTGGCAAACCTGATAGTTGCAA AGATGCCATTGGAGAGTACTTGAAAGGGATGCATGAGGTTGAACTTGGTTTAGCTAAAGCAATCTCGACAATTTTGGGATATGAAGAAACCTACATCGAGAAGGAATTCAAGCTGGAGGCAGGATTCGACGTGGCTACCTTCAATCTATATCCACCATCTTTACAATCAAAAGGTTCTATCGGTTTGGCGGAACATACGGACCCGGGCTTTTTTGTTTCCCTGATACAAAATGTTAACGGGGGACTTCAAATGCTCTCTCATAAAGGAAATTGGATCACTGTTAACATACCTCGAAACAGAATTTTCATCGGTATTGGGGATCATCTTGAG ATATTAACCAATGGGAAGTACAAGAGTCATATACATCAAGTGATCCTGGATAACAACAAAGTGAAAAGAATCTCAATGGCGACACTTCATGGCCCTTCATTGGACACATTTGTAGCCCCGACACCAGGGTTCATCGATGACTCTCACCCACCAACCTACCGAGGGATGACCTACAAGGAATCCTTGGAGCTCAATGGTTTTGATGAAATCGATGTGCAGTCATCCCTTATTCAGCTTCGAATGCCACTCTCTCTCTAA